The genomic DNA TCGTCAGATTCGAATTTTTGGTGAGATGTTTTTTTCATGGGATTTGTTTTGAAGAGGCTTATCCACCACTGACTGGGGGAATGAATGCGATTTCGTCGTCGGGTTGCAGGAGTTGAGTCTGTTTGCAGTAGGAACCATTTCGAGCCATCATGATCGCTTTGAACTGGGGTTCTATTTCAGGATAGGTTTGTTGCAGAGTTTGTTTAACCTCTGCAACGGTTAAGTTTTCATGCCAGGGAATTGTGACTTGATCCTGGCCGACAATTTCTCGCAGTACGGCGAAGAGGCGGATGGTGATCGTTGATGTATTGTTCATGATTATAAATAATCGCTGGGTGGCTGGGGGCGAACGAAGTGAGCCCCCAGAATGCTCGACGATCTGGGGCTTCGCTTCGCTCCGTCCCCAGCCCCCCATCAACCGGTAGTTTTATTGTAAGGGAAGTTTTTGAAGTCGATGGCAATTAATCCGTAGGCTGCAGCGATGATTTTTAGAGGATGCAAAACGGGTTTCGCAGCCGGGTGCTGCATCTGAAGTTTGCAACCGGCACATTCTGTGGTTCCGATGTCAAATTCATCGTTGACAACCGCATCGATCAAGCCCTGACCAATGGCAATCGATTTTTCAAAGTTCTTATGAGTCAGTCCAAAATGGCCAGCCATACCGCTGCAGCCTTTGTCGATGAAGTGGATTTGCAGTTCCGGAATCAAGGAAAGCAATTGAACATAAGGTTTTGAATTGCGGAGTGAACGCTGATGACAAGGTTCGTGGTAGCCGAATTTTTGAGGAAATGCGACGAATTCGGTATTGAGCAAACCCTCGCTATTCAAGTGAGCCAGAAAGCTCCCCGCTTCCATAGTTTGATCTGCTATCGCCTGCACATCGGGATGCTTCATCAGGAAGGGATATTCCTGTTTCAGGCAGACTGCACTGGAGGGTTCGAGACAGAGAATCTGATGACCTTCCTGAGCGTAAGGCCCAAGAATGCGGATGTTCTGCTCAGCCTTTACACGGGCAGCTGTCAGGTCACCCGAGTTGATCATACTCATCCCGGAGACAACCTGCTCTTCAGGAATGAGATAAGGAATGTTGTGATGTCGAAGAATCGCCTCAAGTGCCAGAGCAGTGTCAGGATCGTGATAGTTGGCAAAGTAATCAATGAACAGGATGACTGGTTTGCGATTGGATTGGACCTGTGGAGCCGGCCTTTTCGCGTTCTTTCGATTGCGACGTTCGATCTGTTCGAGATACGGCTTCTTGGCCAGATCAGGTAGTCGCCTGCGGGCATCGATTCCACAAAACTTTTCGAGCAGCCAGCGTCCCCAGCGAGTATGGAACATGGGATTGGTCAGCCAGGAAAATCTCCAGCCGAATTCCGCCAGTTTATCGACCCGTGTAAGATACCAGTCGCCCCGATCCAGCCCCTGCTGTAAAACCGACTGAGCTTTTGCTTCCAGCCATAAATGGGGGATATCGACCTCACTGGGACATTCGAGCTGGCATTGTTTGCAGTTGAAACAGGAGTCGAGAACTTCCTGAGTATTGAGCGATTGCAAAATCTCACCTGCATCGCTGACTTCAGTATCTGCACTTTGAAACAGATACTGACGAATCGTATTCGCCTTAGCACGTGGCGAAGTGTATTCGTTGCAGTCAACGTGATGAAACGGACACATCCGTAACTGAGCTTGTGTCGATTTGCATTGACCACAACCATTGCATGTCGAGGCTTCGACCGCCATATCGGTCGGCGTCCAGTTCAGATGAGTGGTTGCTTTGGTCTGCAGTTGAATCATGTTGGCGTCAGGGCGAAAATGTCTGACTGCCAGGTGCGGATCGCCACTGACGATTTTATCGGGATTGAAGATCCCATGAGGATCAAAAATCTGTTTAATCTGCTGGAAGACCCGATAGAGTGGTCCATATTGAGTGCGAATAAAGGCCGTTCTCGATAAGCCATCGCCATGTTCACCCGAGATCGAGCCGCCAAATTCGCCGACGACGCGATACAAGTCCCGTGCGAGCGATTCGTAAAGTGATTCGTTGTCTGAGGAGGGGAGTTCGAGGAAGGGTCGCAAATGCAGCTGACCGCTGCCGGCATGGGCATATAGTGAAGCAGTCACCTGATAGCGTTGCAGAATACGCTGTGCCTGATGCAGAAACTCACCAATGCTGGCGGGAGGAATTACGATATCTTCAATAAACGGGACAGGACGGGCAGCCCCTTGAATTCGTGCCAGCAGGGGAACGACTTGCCGGGGCAATTTCCATAAATCGTCGACTTCCTGACTGTTTTGAGCATGAGATACAATCGTGCAACTGGGGAGTTCTGCCTGAATAAATTCCTTAAACTTAGCGATGCGATTTTTGATGGCGAATTCTGAATAATCGTCAAAGGCGACAATTAAAGCAGCCGCGGCATGTTGAGGAATCATCGTCGCGTATAATGGGGAAGCTTCCCGTGCCAGAGTGAGCAGACGCCGATCGAGTATGTCACAGGCACTGGGATCGAATTCGAGAATTGCAGAGATTTTATCTGTTGCTTCATCAAACCGCGGAAAAATCAGCAACATCCCTCGACGGTTTTCCGGCAATGGCAAAATATGTAATTCCGCTTGCGTACAAATGCCAAGTGAACCTTCAGATCCAACAAATAATCGTGGGAAATCGAGTATTCCTTTTCTCAGAATATTTCTTACCATGTAGCCCGCAGCATTTCGGGTGAGCGGTGGTTGCTGCTGGCGGATGAGTTGATCATTATCTTTCAGAATGGCAGCAAGACGCCTGAGGATGACACGAACCCGCGCATATTGATCGTGATCCTCACTCGTCGTATCGGGAGACTGCGATACTAACCCGGCTTGAACAGCTTCACGTCCCAATTGATGCAGCGAACCGTCAGACAGAACAACACTCAGCGATTTGACATAGTCTCTTGTCGAACCCACTCCCAATGCATGAGAGCCAGCTGCATCGACGCCAATCATTCCACCAATTGTTGTCACTGATGCATTGGAAGGATCCGGCGGAAAATAATAGCCTTGTTTTCTGAGCTGTTTGTTCAAGTCGTCCAGCACGACTCCAGGTTGAACAATAACCGTGTGCTTCCGGATTTCCAGAATCTGGTTCATTGAACTGCTAAAGTCGACAATGATGCCGGTGCCGAGACACCCACCTGCCAGACCTGTTCCCGAACCGCGGGGAATCAAGGGGATTTGGTGATCCGCAGCATAGCGGACAACGGCGACAACATCAGCTTCATGAGCCGGAAAGACCACGGCAATCGGCGAAACCTGATGCAGACTGGCATCGGTCGCGAACAGAGAACGGGAGCCGTCGTCAGTGCGTACGGTTCCTTCCAGAATTCCCGAAAGGTCTTCCTGTACCTGCTGAGAGAGTCGTTGTTGTTGCTCTGGTGTATAACGTCGCACGTTGAAATCAATTACGAGCAGAACTATTTATGCTGATGAGCTGTATCAATGCCTGAAGTTATTCTACTCGAAATTGCGCAATGATGACTCTCTACAGGGGGCGAAAATCAAAAACGTGAGCAGATCAATTTACAAATTCGATTCCGCTTCGTTTTCACAATAGGTTTTGATCCGTTCGATAAATCGAGCCGCGTACTGGTCGGCTTTGGTTTGGCCGACGCCGTGGATGTTCAGGAACTCGGCTTCTGTTTGAGGACGTTTTTGTGCCATGTCGATTAACGAAACATCACTGAACACAATGAACGGAGCGATTCCTTTCTCGCTGGCAATCTCCCGACGTTCTGCCCGTAATTCCTCAAATAACAGCTGGTCATCGGGCTGAAGTTCCGGCTTCTCGGCTTTCGTCGTGCTGGATTTCTTCGTCGCCTGCAGCAGTCGCGGCTCAATTTCACCGTGCAAGACCTGGCGACCGTTAGGAGTGAGTTTGATCGTCTGATGCTCTTCTTCTCTAAGCAGACATTCCTGGTCAATCAACTGGTCTATCCAGCCACGGATCGTGCTTTTGGTGAAGCCCTTGAGGAGATTGTAAGTCGTCAGTTCGTTATGACCATTATCAAGAATGCGCTGGTCTCGTGAACCGATTAGCACATTAGCGACATAATCGGCTCCAAAACGTTGATCGACTCGAACGACGCACGAAAGAATTTTCTGGGCGATGACGAGTGAATCGGGCATCAATTCGACTTCACCCAGACAAACGTCGCAGGCTCCGCAATTTTCTTTTTCATACTGCTGGCCAAAATGCTCGACCAAAGCTCGGTGTCGACAGGTCAGAGAACTGCAGTATCGGGACTTGGTTTTGAGTTGCTCCTCGGCTGCCAGCGCGGCATCACCCGTTAAATCGCTCAGCATTCGTTTCCAGGTGGCAAAATCGTTTCCGCTGTAAAAGAGCACGCATTCCGAGTGCAGACCATCTCGGCCGGCCCGGCCGGTTTCCTGCTGGTAATTCTCCAGAGATTTTGTAGCCGAGGCGTGTATGACATAGCGGACATTCGATTTGTCGATGCCCATCCCAAACGCCACCGTCGCCACAATGATGTCTACTTCTTCTTTCAGAAAGGCATCCTGAGCCCGATGCCGTTCTCCATTTTCCAGCCCGGCATGATAAGCCAGCGCTCGATAGCCAGCTTCCTTGAGAGCAGCGGATAACTCATCGACCTGACGACGACTGATACAATATATGATGCCTGCCGAGTCGGGGTATCTGTCGATCACCTTTCGTACCTGTGTTTGCAGGCTTTGTCGACGTTGGATGCGGTAGATCAAATTGGGCCGATCGAAGTTTCCGGTTAAAACCACAGGAGCCTTCAGCTGCAACTGTTCGCAGATATCGTGACGAACCTGCTCGGTCGCGGTGGCCGTGTAGGCGTGCATGTCGACATCGGGAAGCTTATTTCGCAATTCTCCCAGCAGCCGATACTCTGGTCGGAAGTTGTGTCCCCAGGTGCTGATGCAATGAGCTTCGTCGACTGCGATCGCGGAGATTTTCTGTTTCGAGAGAAAATCGATCATCTTCGCGGTGCAAAGTCGCTCGGGGGCGACGTACAGCAATTTGATTTCACCCGCTTCAATCTGCTGGGCGATCATTCGCCGTTCGTCCACAGAAAGCGTGCTGTTGACGGCTGCAGCCGAGATCCCATTATCGATCAGGACATCGACCTGATCCTTCATCAGTGCGATCAGTGGAGAAACGACCACCATCATCCCTTCGCGGGCCAGAGCGGGAACCTGATAGCAGAGCGATTTCCCGCCTCCAGTCGGCAGTACAACCAGTGAATCCTGTCGAGCCATGACTGATTCCATGGCTTCTTTCTGTAATGGGCGAAATGCGGAATATCCCCAATACTGCTGGAGAACTGGCAGCAAGGTGGCTTCCGTGTCGGTCTCATCAGTGCTGATTGATGTCTCAGTGATGTTTTTTCCTCGATTTGAAATTCTTGTTGATCATTCAAATGAATGGCTGTGGGCGTTCTCGAAGAGAAGTCCCCGAAACGTCGAACTGTCGGGGGCTTCCGCTAAAGCTGAGCGCCCCCGCCACCCACTTTAAAATCATTAATTCGTGATGAGTTACTGTCGATTCATTCCCTTTTCCAGCGGATCTCAATTTGAGTGTGAGTTTCTCGGTCCCAATGGTGGATGAATTGTGGTTTGATGATTAGCATCATCACAATGCTCGTGTATTTTCCCGAATCAAGGGTCATCACACAAGGCAGCGACGAATTTTGAACAGTTGCATGATTTCAGGAAATGGCGAGTGAAGTCAACTCCCCTGAAATCCTAAGGAAAATCAGTCTGATGAGTTCGACTCCCCGAATCTGCGTTCTTCGAGCCCCCGGGACCAATAGCGACCACGAAACCTGCTATGCCTTCGAGCAGGCCGGTGGAAAGGTGGACAATGTCCATGTATTTGAACTGACGGAGTCTCCCGAACGCCTGCAGGATTATCAGATTCTCTGCATTCCCGGCGGTTTCAGTTATGGAGACGATATCGGAGCCGGGGTGATTTTTGCTGGACAGATTCGCCGCAAGATGGGCGACTTACTGCATGCTCATCTCCAGAGAAACACGCTCACACTGGGAATCTGCAATGGTTTTCAGGTGCTGCTCAAATCGGGCATCTTACCCAATGGAACTGAAGACTGGACACCCGGACCAGAATTTGAACGCGAAGCGACATTAACCTGGAACAATAACGGAAAATATACCGCCCGCTGGGTAAAAATGGTCGTCGACAGTCCGCAAAATGTGTTTCTGAAGGGTATTGAGACCATTGAAATGCCGCTCGCGCATGCCGAAGGCAAATTGTGTGTCGCCAATGATGACTTGCTGAATTCCTGGAAAGCGAATCGGCAAATCGCAGTTCGTTATTGTGATGACTCCCATTCTGCCAATGATGAGGTCCTTTCTGAAGAGTATAATCCAAATGGATCAGTCGCCAATATCGCAGGCTTAAGCGATGTCTCCGGTCGGGTTCTAGGTCTGATGCCTCATCCAGAACGGTTTATCAAAGCAACGCATCACCCCAGTTGGACACGCAGACCTGAACGTGGAGCGGGTGACGGATTGAAATTATTTCAAAATGCAGTCAATTACTTTGCGTGAGAAGTATCCGGCATTCATCAATAATTGGTTCTGGCAAACTCACATTATTTGGCAATGAATGAATATAACGAAGAGGCTGCAAATATCTGAAGTTATTGACCAGACTGATCTTCTGACAAGGTCTTGACCTGTTTTCTCAGGTTGACTTATGATCTGAAGACAAGGCCAATTGGCAGGAAGCCATTTTCTTTATCAGTCAGGATGACAATTCGATGGTGCAATCGCAGAGAGATTATGCATCGTTCCGCACACGTCCCGCTCGCAGTCAGTATTTGCTGGAGCAATTTCGGGGTGTGCTTAAAGGTAAAGTTCTCGATGTGGGCTGCTATGAAGCTCCACTCCGGGAATTACTGCCGAAGGAAGAATACTACGGTATCGATATTGTCGGCAAACCGGATCAGGTCATCAATCTGGAAGAGTGCAAACAGCTGCCATTCGCCGATGGTTCCTTCAACAGCGTAATCTGCATTGAAGTGCTCGAACATATTAATAATCTGCATGATATGTTCCACGAACTGTTTCGAGTGAGCAGTCAGGACGTCATCGTCTCTCTGCCCAACTGCTGGTGCGGAGCCCGTCAGAAAGTGGGACGTGGTCGCGGCGAGATTCTGCATTACGGCCTGCCGCATCAAAAACCAGTCGATCGTCACAAATGGTTTTTCAATGTTTCACAAGTTGTCGATTTCTTTGAGTCAGCCTGTCCCGCAGAATATGAACTGGTTGACTTGCGAGTTGTCGAAAAACCGCGTTCAGGTCCACTCACGTTGATGCGACGTTTCTGGTTTTCCTCCAAAGCTTATGCGAACCGCTATGCTCATACTGTTTTCGCCGTTTATCGACGTAAGCAGGTTCAGAAGTTGGCGGCGTGAATTCGGGTTGAAGGTTTAGAGCTGAAGGTTGAATGTTGGATGTCGGGCAATGCCAGACCTACGAACTAAGTAAACAAAACCCTGATTGGGTTATCGCCAGAGAGTATATTCCGAT from Rubinisphaera italica includes the following:
- the purQ gene encoding phosphoribosylformylglycinamidine synthase I, producing MSSTPRICVLRAPGTNSDHETCYAFEQAGGKVDNVHVFELTESPERLQDYQILCIPGGFSYGDDIGAGVIFAGQIRRKMGDLLHAHLQRNTLTLGICNGFQVLLKSGILPNGTEDWTPGPEFEREATLTWNNNGKYTARWVKMVVDSPQNVFLKGIETIEMPLAHAEGKLCVANDDLLNSWKANRQIAVRYCDDSHSANDEVLSEEYNPNGSVANIAGLSDVSGRVLGLMPHPERFIKATHHPSWTRRPERGAGDGLKLFQNAVNYFA
- the recQ gene encoding DNA helicase RecQ, whose translation is MLPVLQQYWGYSAFRPLQKEAMESVMARQDSLVVLPTGGGKSLCYQVPALAREGMMVVVSPLIALMKDQVDVLIDNGISAAAVNSTLSVDERRMIAQQIEAGEIKLLYVAPERLCTAKMIDFLSKQKISAIAVDEAHCISTWGHNFRPEYRLLGELRNKLPDVDMHAYTATATEQVRHDICEQLQLKAPVVLTGNFDRPNLIYRIQRRQSLQTQVRKVIDRYPDSAGIIYCISRRQVDELSAALKEAGYRALAYHAGLENGERHRAQDAFLKEEVDIIVATVAFGMGIDKSNVRYVIHASATKSLENYQQETGRAGRDGLHSECVLFYSGNDFATWKRMLSDLTGDAALAAEEQLKTKSRYCSSLTCRHRALVEHFGQQYEKENCGACDVCLGEVELMPDSLVIAQKILSCVVRVDQRFGADYVANVLIGSRDQRILDNGHNELTTYNLLKGFTKSTIRGWIDQLIDQECLLREEEHQTIKLTPNGRQVLHGEIEPRLLQATKKSSTTKAEKPELQPDDQLLFEELRAERREIASEKGIAPFIVFSDVSLIDMAQKRPQTEAEFLNIHGVGQTKADQYAARFIERIKTYCENEAESNL
- a CDS encoding class I SAM-dependent methyltransferase, producing MVQSQRDYASFRTRPARSQYLLEQFRGVLKGKVLDVGCYEAPLRELLPKEEYYGIDIVGKPDQVINLEECKQLPFADGSFNSVICIEVLEHINNLHDMFHELFRVSSQDVIVSLPNCWCGARQKVGRGRGEILHYGLPHQKPVDRHKWFFNVSQVVDFFESACPAEYELVDLRVVEKPRSGPLTLMRRFWFSSKAYANRYAHTVFAVYRRKQVQKLAA
- a CDS encoding FAD-binding and (Fe-S)-binding domain-containing protein; its protein translation is MRRYTPEQQQRLSQQVQEDLSGILEGTVRTDDGSRSLFATDASLHQVSPIAVVFPAHEADVVAVVRYAADHQIPLIPRGSGTGLAGGCLGTGIIVDFSSSMNQILEIRKHTVIVQPGVVLDDLNKQLRKQGYYFPPDPSNASVTTIGGMIGVDAAGSHALGVGSTRDYVKSLSVVLSDGSLHQLGREAVQAGLVSQSPDTTSEDHDQYARVRVILRRLAAILKDNDQLIRQQQPPLTRNAAGYMVRNILRKGILDFPRLFVGSEGSLGICTQAELHILPLPENRRGMLLIFPRFDEATDKISAILEFDPSACDILDRRLLTLAREASPLYATMIPQHAAAALIVAFDDYSEFAIKNRIAKFKEFIQAELPSCTIVSHAQNSQEVDDLWKLPRQVVPLLARIQGAARPVPFIEDIVIPPASIGEFLHQAQRILQRYQVTASLYAHAGSGQLHLRPFLELPSSDNESLYESLARDLYRVVGEFGGSISGEHGDGLSRTAFIRTQYGPLYRVFQQIKQIFDPHGIFNPDKIVSGDPHLAVRHFRPDANMIQLQTKATTHLNWTPTDMAVEASTCNGCGQCKSTQAQLRMCPFHHVDCNEYTSPRAKANTIRQYLFQSADTEVSDAGEILQSLNTQEVLDSCFNCKQCQLECPSEVDIPHLWLEAKAQSVLQQGLDRGDWYLTRVDKLAEFGWRFSWLTNPMFHTRWGRWLLEKFCGIDARRRLPDLAKKPYLEQIERRNRKNAKRPAPQVQSNRKPVILFIDYFANYHDPDTALALEAILRHHNIPYLIPEEQVVSGMSMINSGDLTAARVKAEQNIRILGPYAQEGHQILCLEPSSAVCLKQEYPFLMKHPDVQAIADQTMEAGSFLAHLNSEGLLNTEFVAFPQKFGYHEPCHQRSLRNSKPYVQLLSLIPELQIHFIDKGCSGMAGHFGLTHKNFEKSIAIGQGLIDAVVNDEFDIGTTECAGCKLQMQHPAAKPVLHPLKIIAAAYGLIAIDFKNFPYNKTTG
- the moaD gene encoding molybdopterin converting factor subunit 1, which encodes MNNTSTITIRLFAVLREIVGQDQVTIPWHENLTVAEVKQTLQQTYPEIEPQFKAIMMARNGSYCKQTQLLQPDDEIAFIPPVSGG